The Alosa sapidissima isolate fAloSap1 chromosome 8, fAloSap1.pri, whole genome shotgun sequence genome contains a region encoding:
- the ntrk2a gene encoding neurotrophic tyrosine kinase, receptor, type 2a isoform X1, with protein sequence MKVLWGRFGMAHWGFWWILLGLWRPGTACPTFCTCTSTRISCSDQGHWITGFPHLQTEADMDNITDIYLANQSSLFAIHAKDLDLYHNLRNLTVINSKLMNVSSLAFRNNPKLQHLNFKDNNLSTMSWRTLHNLNISSLVLAGNPLQCSCENLWLGEEPDLHCVGEDGQKRILSANTVPDCVAPTALLSPTNMTVEEGSNITLVCKTSGRPRPDIIWALSPEITDHKESTTGQVSMLHIFNVTAHHYGSRISCSAENTAGQHEAFVHLDVLFPPKVNLMKAMMDHHWCLPFSVAGNPQPRLQWYFNGQPMNETPYISTVIHDSFDSQYHGCLRLDQPTHINNGNYTLLAVNPYGSHQESIDVHFMRGPFDGAVSEPSYYEIGTESPTGETTMEQREDRVVYVVVGIAVITFVLIVLMLVFLKFGRNSKFGIKGTSSVISNEDDSASPLHHVSGGSTTPSSSELGPEPVVIGLTKIPVIENPQYFSSSNMLKTDTFPVVQHIKRHSIVLKRELGEGAFGKVFLAECYNLTPEQDKTLVAVKTLKEASENARKDFRREAELLTNLKHEHIVTFYGVCVESDPIIMVFEYMKHGDLNKFLRAHGPDAVLVGETQEQCELPVQMLSQAQMLHIAQQIAAGMVYLASQHFVHRDLATRNCLVGENLLVKIGDFGMSRDVYSTDYYRVGGHTMLPIRWMPPESIMYRKFTTESDVWSLGVVLWEIFTYGKQPWYQLSNNEVIECITQGRVLQRPRCCTQEVFELMLGCWHREPHMRLNIRQIHSQLLSLAKASPVYLDVLG encoded by the exons ATGAAAGTCTTGTGGGGGCGTTTCGGCATGGCACATTGGGGTTTTTGGTGGATCTTGTTGGGGCTGTGGAGGCCCGGTACGGCGTGCCCCACGTTTTGCACTTGCACGAGCACACGGATCTCCTGTTCTGACCAGGGGCATTGGATAACAGGTTTTCCCCATCTCCAAACGGAGGCTGACATGGACAACATCACtgacat ATACCTTGCCAATCAAAGCAGCTTATTTGCCATCCATGCCAAAGACCTGGACCTGTACCACAACCTCAGAAACCT GACGGTAATTAACAGCAAGCTGATGAATGTGTCCAGTCTGGCTTTCCGGAACAACCCGAAACTACAGCATTT GAActtcaaagacaacaacctaTCCACTATGTCCTGGAGGACACTGCACAATCTCAATATCTCCAGCCT tGTGCTGGCAGGTAACCCACTGCAGTGTTCGTGTGAAAACCTGTGGCTGGGAGAGGAGCCTGATCTGCACTGTGTGGGTGAAGACGGACAGAAGAGAATCCTCAGCGCAAACACTGTCCCTGACTGTG TGGCCCCCACTGCACTGCTGAGTCCCACTAACATGACGGTGGAGGAGGGCTCCAACATCACACTCGTCTGCAAAACCTCAGGGAGGCCACGGCCAGATATCATCTGGGCTTTAAGTCCGGAGATTACTGACCATAAg gAGAGCACCACAGGGCAGGTGTCTATGCTGCACATCTTTAACGTGACAGCCCACCACTATGGCAGCAGGATCAGCTGCAGTGCAGAGAACACAGCTGGACAGCACGAGGCCTTCGTACACTTGGACGTCCTCT TCCCTCCCAAGGTCAATCTGATGAAGGCCATGATGGACCACCATTGGTGCCTCCCCTTCAGTGTCGCTGGGAACCCGCAGCCCCGGCTGCAGTGGTATTTCAACGGGCAGCCGATGAACGAGACGCCCTACATCTCCACGGTCATCCACGACTCCTTTGACAGCCAGTACCACGGCTGCCTGCGTCTGGACCAGCCCACCCACATCAACAACGGCAACTACACACTACTGGCCGTCAACCCCTACGGCTCGCATCAAGAGTCCATCGACGTCCACTTCATGAGGGGCCCATTTGATG GTGCAGTGTCGGAGCCCTCATATTATG AAATTGGTACAGAGTCCCCCACAG gtGAAACAACAATGGAACAACGCGAGGACAGAGTT gtgtaTGTGGTGGTGGGCATCGCCGTGATAACATTCGTACTGATTGTGCTGATGCTTGTCTTCCTGAAGTTCGGACGCAACTCAAAGTTTGGAATCAAAG gcaccTCTTCAGTGATCAGTAATGAGGATGACTCTGCCAGTCCTCTTCATCATGTGTCGGGAGGCTCCactaccccctcctcctctgagTTGGGTCCAGAGCCCGTGGTCATTGGCTTGACCAAGATCCCCGTCATCGAGAACCCTCAGTACTTCAGCTCCAgtaacatgctcaagacagacACCT TCCCAG TTGTGCAACACATCAAGAGGCACAGTATTGTGCTGAAGAGGGAGCTTGGGGAGGGGGCCTTTGGGAAGGTCTTCCTCGCTGAGTGCTACAATCTCACTCCAGAGCAGGACAAGACACTGGTAGCTGTGAAG acacTGAAAGAGGCCAGTGAGAATGCTCGGAAGGACTTCCGGCGGGAGGCGGAGCTTCTGACCAACCTGAAGCACGAACACATCGTCACCTTCtacggagtgtgtgtggagagtgaccCCATCATCATGGTGTTTGAGTACATGAAGCACGGAGACCTCAACAAgttcctcag ggcccaTGGTCCGGATGCGGTGCTGGTGGGGGAGACCCAGGAGCAGTGTGAGTTGCCAGTGCAGATGCTCAGCCAGGCCCAGATGCTGCACATCGCGCAGCAGATCGCGGCCGGCATGGTGTACCTGGCCTCCCAGCACTTTGTGCACCGCGACCTGGCCACACGCAACTGCCTGGTGGGAGAGAACCTGCTGGTCAAGATCGGGGACTTCGGCATGTCTAGAGACGTATACAGCACTGACTACTATCGC gtcgGTGGACACACCATGTTGCCGATTCGCTGGATGCCACCAGAAAGCATCATGTACAGGAAGTTCACAACGGAGAGCGACGTGTGGAGCCTGGGCGTGGTGCTGTGGGAGATCTTCACCTACGGCAAGCAGCCCTGGTATCAGCTTTCCAACAATGAG GTGATCGAGTGCATCACGCAGGGCCGGGTGCTGCAGAGGCCGCGCTGCTGTACTCAGGAGGTGTTTGAGCTGATGCTGGGCTGCTGGCACCGAGAGCCCCACATGCGCCTCAACATCCGACAGATCCACAGTCAGCTGCTCAGCCTGGCCAAGGCCTCACCTGTCTATCTGGACGTCCTGGGCTAG
- the rmi1 gene encoding recQ-mediated genome instability protein 1 encodes MAPDAVQTVGSWLRSHWHVCVPEGWLQACVEWLQQEAGGRPLTLPQLQQLVLEQWLQTDLRSLGMSSLPAAVSEAEKTHLQGSLCVQLDSLLDVSQPAYTQLQRLRGSERDNDLIGAATQVTQRPWEAAPSRMLMLQLTDGVQSVEAMECRPVPQLNTRLPAGTKLLLRGPITCRLGVLLLGPQNVQVLGGEVEELLHTNTQAHVLCRALGLPEEEPAEEEAEGVPPERAEEAAPGAEEDLDDLELMASLEAVEESSLDSGYRSASMVSRAPSRPSPQQHFPLEDSAWGSPSYAPEEDFPDDDIPLEELDSVLSQHMSQEMGQGDVLPHPEPTSTISPQISVPRPLAYTRSPEREYSPHPATSERAQQRRHRGSDTVSEVEHAVVARDSPPFSYLLNLELGVPREIRVHAFVVTLKGNMRSAGGSWSLDVCLSDGSAYVDAELGDAVLAELIGFSAAEARALRRNPEGQAQVTAGIQRCQRALVDMCGIMTLRTEPQRARPLVLEVRSATQSDCLALQQRVELRRAQC; translated from the exons ATGGCCCCTGATGCAGTGCAGACTGTGGGCTCATGGCTGCGAAGCCactggcatgtatgtgtgcctgaGGGCTGGCTGCAGGCATGTGTGGAGTGGCTGCAGCAAGAGGCGGGTGGCCGACCTCTGACCCTACCACAACTGCAGCAGCTGGTGCTTGAGCAGTGGTTGCAGACGGACCTACGTAGCCTGGGCATGTCGTCACTGCCTGCTGCTGTGAGCGAGGCGGAAAAGACACATCTGCAGGGAAGCCTCTGCGTGCAGCTGGACTCGCTGCTGGACGTCAGCCAGCCGGCATACACCCAGCTCCAGCGTCTCCGAGGGAGCGAACGCGACAACGACCTGATTGGGGCTGCCACCCAGGTGACGCAGCGGCCGTGGGAGGCGGCCCCCTCGCGGATGCTGATGCTGCAGCTGACGGACGGCGTGCAGAGCGTGGAGGCCATGGAGTGCAGGCCTGTGCCGCAGCTAAACACCCGCTTGCCCGCGGGCACCAAGCTGCTCCTGCGTGGGCCCATAACATGCAGGTTgggcgtgctgctgctggggcctCAGAACGTTCAGGTGCTtggtggagaggtggaggaacTCCTGCACACCAACACGCAG GCCCATGTGTTATGCCGAGCTCTGGGTCTGCCTGAGGAGGAGCCAGCGGAAGAGGAGGCTGAGGGGGTCCCCCCGGAGAGGGCCGAGGAGGCTGCgccaggagcagaggaggatcTGGATGACCTGGAGCTGATGGCCAGTCTGGAGGCTGTGGAGGAGAGCAGCCTGGACAGTGGCTACAGGAGCGCCAGCATGGTGTCCAGAGCCCCGAGCCGGCCGTCCCCTCAGCAGCACTTCCCTCTGGAGGACTCCGCCTGGGGGAGCCCTAGCTACGCGCCCGAGGAGGACTTCCCAGATGATGACATTCCCCTGGAGGAGCTGGACAGTGTGCTCTCCCAGCATATGTCACAGGAGATGGGACAGGGTGACGTCCTCCCCCATCCAGAGCCCACCTCCACCATCTCCCCACAGATTTCTGTGCCAAGGCCGTTGGCATACACCCGCAGCCCTGAACGGGAATACTCCCCACATCCTGCTACATCTGAGCGTGCTCAGCAGAGGAGACATAGAGGGTCTGACACCGTGTCAGAGGTAGAGCATGCTGTCGTGGCACGGGACAGCCCCCCCTTCTCGTACCTGTTGAACCTGGAATTGGGCGTACCCAGGGAGATACGTGTCCATGCCTTCGTGGTAACGCTGAAAGGCAACATGCGCAGCGCCGGAGGCTCCTGGAGCCTGGACGTGTGCCTCTCCGACGGCTCGGCCTATGTGGACGCCGAGCTGGGGGACGCCGTGCTGGCGGAGCTGATCGGCTTCTCAGCAGCAGAGGCACGTGCCCTGAGACGAAACCCTGAGGGGCAGGCACAGGTCACCGCGGGCATTCAGAGGTGCCAGCGGGCACTCGTGGACATGTGTGGCATCATGACGCTGCGGACAGAGCCCCAGCGGGCACGCCCCCTGGTGCTTGAGGTGAGGTCGGCCACCCAGAGCGACTGTCTTGCCCTGCAGCAGCGAGTAGAGCTCAGGAGAGCTCAGTGCTAG
- the ntrk2a gene encoding neurotrophic tyrosine kinase, receptor, type 2a isoform X2, with the protein MKVLWGRFGMAHWGFWWILLGLWRPGTACPTFCTCTSTRISCSDQGHWITGFPHLQTEADMDNITDIYLANQSSLFAIHAKDLDLYHNLRNLTVINSKLMNVSSLAFRNNPKLQHLNFKDNNLSTMSWRTLHNLNISSLVLAGNPLQCSCENLWLGEEPDLHCVGEDGQKRILSANTVPDCVAPTALLSPTNMTVEEGSNITLVCKTSGRPRPDIIWALSPEITDHKESTTGQVSMLHIFNVTAHHYGSRISCSAENTAGQHEAFVHLDVLFPPKVNLMKAMMDHHWCLPFSVAGNPQPRLQWYFNGQPMNETPYISTVIHDSFDSQYHGCLRLDQPTHINNGNYTLLAVNPYGSHQESIDVHFMRGPFDGAVSEPSYYEIGTESPTGETTMEQREDRVVYVVVGIAVITFVLIVLMLVFLKFGRNSKFGIKGTSSVISNEDDSASPLHHVSGGSTTPSSSELGPEPVVIGLTKIPVIENPQYFSSSNMLKTDTFVQHIKRHSIVLKRELGEGAFGKVFLAECYNLTPEQDKTLVAVKTLKEASENARKDFRREAELLTNLKHEHIVTFYGVCVESDPIIMVFEYMKHGDLNKFLRAHGPDAVLVGETQEQCELPVQMLSQAQMLHIAQQIAAGMVYLASQHFVHRDLATRNCLVGENLLVKIGDFGMSRDVYSTDYYRVGGHTMLPIRWMPPESIMYRKFTTESDVWSLGVVLWEIFTYGKQPWYQLSNNEVIECITQGRVLQRPRCCTQEVFELMLGCWHREPHMRLNIRQIHSQLLSLAKASPVYLDVLG; encoded by the exons ATGAAAGTCTTGTGGGGGCGTTTCGGCATGGCACATTGGGGTTTTTGGTGGATCTTGTTGGGGCTGTGGAGGCCCGGTACGGCGTGCCCCACGTTTTGCACTTGCACGAGCACACGGATCTCCTGTTCTGACCAGGGGCATTGGATAACAGGTTTTCCCCATCTCCAAACGGAGGCTGACATGGACAACATCACtgacat ATACCTTGCCAATCAAAGCAGCTTATTTGCCATCCATGCCAAAGACCTGGACCTGTACCACAACCTCAGAAACCT GACGGTAATTAACAGCAAGCTGATGAATGTGTCCAGTCTGGCTTTCCGGAACAACCCGAAACTACAGCATTT GAActtcaaagacaacaacctaTCCACTATGTCCTGGAGGACACTGCACAATCTCAATATCTCCAGCCT tGTGCTGGCAGGTAACCCACTGCAGTGTTCGTGTGAAAACCTGTGGCTGGGAGAGGAGCCTGATCTGCACTGTGTGGGTGAAGACGGACAGAAGAGAATCCTCAGCGCAAACACTGTCCCTGACTGTG TGGCCCCCACTGCACTGCTGAGTCCCACTAACATGACGGTGGAGGAGGGCTCCAACATCACACTCGTCTGCAAAACCTCAGGGAGGCCACGGCCAGATATCATCTGGGCTTTAAGTCCGGAGATTACTGACCATAAg gAGAGCACCACAGGGCAGGTGTCTATGCTGCACATCTTTAACGTGACAGCCCACCACTATGGCAGCAGGATCAGCTGCAGTGCAGAGAACACAGCTGGACAGCACGAGGCCTTCGTACACTTGGACGTCCTCT TCCCTCCCAAGGTCAATCTGATGAAGGCCATGATGGACCACCATTGGTGCCTCCCCTTCAGTGTCGCTGGGAACCCGCAGCCCCGGCTGCAGTGGTATTTCAACGGGCAGCCGATGAACGAGACGCCCTACATCTCCACGGTCATCCACGACTCCTTTGACAGCCAGTACCACGGCTGCCTGCGTCTGGACCAGCCCACCCACATCAACAACGGCAACTACACACTACTGGCCGTCAACCCCTACGGCTCGCATCAAGAGTCCATCGACGTCCACTTCATGAGGGGCCCATTTGATG GTGCAGTGTCGGAGCCCTCATATTATG AAATTGGTACAGAGTCCCCCACAG gtGAAACAACAATGGAACAACGCGAGGACAGAGTT gtgtaTGTGGTGGTGGGCATCGCCGTGATAACATTCGTACTGATTGTGCTGATGCTTGTCTTCCTGAAGTTCGGACGCAACTCAAAGTTTGGAATCAAAG gcaccTCTTCAGTGATCAGTAATGAGGATGACTCTGCCAGTCCTCTTCATCATGTGTCGGGAGGCTCCactaccccctcctcctctgagTTGGGTCCAGAGCCCGTGGTCATTGGCTTGACCAAGATCCCCGTCATCGAGAACCCTCAGTACTTCAGCTCCAgtaacatgctcaagacagacACCT TTGTGCAACACATCAAGAGGCACAGTATTGTGCTGAAGAGGGAGCTTGGGGAGGGGGCCTTTGGGAAGGTCTTCCTCGCTGAGTGCTACAATCTCACTCCAGAGCAGGACAAGACACTGGTAGCTGTGAAG acacTGAAAGAGGCCAGTGAGAATGCTCGGAAGGACTTCCGGCGGGAGGCGGAGCTTCTGACCAACCTGAAGCACGAACACATCGTCACCTTCtacggagtgtgtgtggagagtgaccCCATCATCATGGTGTTTGAGTACATGAAGCACGGAGACCTCAACAAgttcctcag ggcccaTGGTCCGGATGCGGTGCTGGTGGGGGAGACCCAGGAGCAGTGTGAGTTGCCAGTGCAGATGCTCAGCCAGGCCCAGATGCTGCACATCGCGCAGCAGATCGCGGCCGGCATGGTGTACCTGGCCTCCCAGCACTTTGTGCACCGCGACCTGGCCACACGCAACTGCCTGGTGGGAGAGAACCTGCTGGTCAAGATCGGGGACTTCGGCATGTCTAGAGACGTATACAGCACTGACTACTATCGC gtcgGTGGACACACCATGTTGCCGATTCGCTGGATGCCACCAGAAAGCATCATGTACAGGAAGTTCACAACGGAGAGCGACGTGTGGAGCCTGGGCGTGGTGCTGTGGGAGATCTTCACCTACGGCAAGCAGCCCTGGTATCAGCTTTCCAACAATGAG GTGATCGAGTGCATCACGCAGGGCCGGGTGCTGCAGAGGCCGCGCTGCTGTACTCAGGAGGTGTTTGAGCTGATGCTGGGCTGCTGGCACCGAGAGCCCCACATGCGCCTCAACATCCGACAGATCCACAGTCAGCTGCTCAGCCTGGCCAAGGCCTCACCTGTCTATCTGGACGTCCTGGGCTAG